A genomic window from Chloroflexota bacterium includes:
- a CDS encoding ABC transporter ATP-binding protein: MMFGEHGSGDEVRALQNVSLEIRPRELVSLIGPSGCGKSTLLRLIGDLLTPTGGTLTVNGKTPRQARLDRDYGIVFQQPVLYDWRTVEANVQLPLEVMKAPREERQRRSRELLELVGLHEFASRYPWELSGGMQQRVSIARALSIRPSVLLMDEPFGALDEMTRERLNHELLNVWAETGTTLVFVTHSIAEAVFLSDRIVVMSPRPGRVETVIEVDLPRPRTAETREDRHFFELIAEVRHNLREVDRHEG; the protein is encoded by the coding sequence CCGCGCGCTGCAGAACGTCTCCCTGGAGATCCGCCCGCGCGAGCTGGTCTCGCTGATCGGGCCGTCGGGCTGCGGCAAGAGCACCCTGCTGCGGCTGATCGGCGATCTCCTGACGCCAACCGGCGGCACGTTGACCGTCAACGGCAAGACGCCCCGACAGGCCCGCCTCGACCGTGACTACGGCATCGTCTTCCAGCAGCCGGTCCTCTACGACTGGCGGACCGTCGAGGCGAACGTGCAGCTCCCGCTGGAGGTGATGAAGGCGCCCAGGGAGGAGCGGCAGCGCCGTAGCCGCGAGCTGCTCGAGTTGGTCGGCCTGCACGAGTTCGCCAGCCGCTATCCGTGGGAGCTGTCTGGCGGCATGCAGCAGCGGGTGAGCATCGCGCGGGCGCTCTCGATTCGGCCATCGGTGCTGCTGATGGACGAGCCGTTTGGGGCGCTCGACGAGATGACCCGCGAGCGGCTGAACCACGAGCTGCTGAACGTCTGGGCCGAGACCGGCACCACGCTGGTCTTCGTCACGCACAGCATCGCCGAGGCGGTCTTCCTGTCGGATCGGATCGTGGTGATGTCGCCGCGCCCGGGCCGCGTCGAGACGGTGATCGAGGTCGATCTGCCGCGCCCGCGCACCGCCGAGACGCGCGAGGACCGCCACTTCTTCGAGCTGATCGCGGAGGTGCGCCACAACCTCCGCGAAGTCGACCGGCACGAAGGCTGA
- a CDS encoding ABC transporter permease yields the protein MLSRRVWLAVGGWLPILLTAAVLFTLWELLAAWYFNANVTPEFQVGAITGADPAVPAEMRVVQTRLPFPSLVLLTLFDPANASQLWGAGLVTLRSAMLGFAIGGAVGFGLALLMDQARAVERSLLPYAIASQMIPAIALGPIFYSVLRDENLARALIAAYVTFFPVTVNTLRGLRSVDPNALALMASVAASRRQVYTMLRIPAALPYLFQALKIAATASVIGAIVVELMGAQQGIGVTILRTQYYGPANAYKLWGAIVVASLLGLLLFQAVALVERLVLRWQPEFRRGGA from the coding sequence ATGCTGTCCCGTCGGGTCTGGCTGGCTGTTGGCGGGTGGCTGCCGATCTTGCTGACGGCGGCGGTGCTGTTCACGCTCTGGGAGCTGCTGGCCGCCTGGTACTTCAACGCCAACGTCACGCCTGAGTTCCAGGTCGGCGCGATCACCGGCGCCGATCCCGCGGTCCCGGCCGAGATGCGGGTCGTCCAGACGCGGCTGCCCTTCCCGAGCCTCGTGCTGCTGACGCTGTTCGACCCGGCCAACGCCTCACAGCTGTGGGGGGCCGGGCTGGTCACCCTCAGGAGCGCCATGCTCGGGTTTGCCATCGGCGGGGCGGTCGGCTTCGGGCTGGCGCTGCTGATGGATCAGGCCCGAGCCGTCGAGCGGAGCCTGCTGCCCTACGCGATCGCCTCACAGATGATCCCGGCCATCGCCCTCGGCCCGATCTTCTACAGCGTCCTGCGCGACGAGAATCTCGCCCGCGCGCTGATCGCCGCCTACGTGACGTTCTTCCCGGTCACCGTCAACACGCTGCGCGGCCTGCGCAGCGTCGATCCGAACGCCCTCGCTTTGATGGCCTCGGTGGCCGCCAGCCGCCGCCAGGTCTACACCATGCTGCGGATCCCGGCCGCGCTGCCGTACCTGTTCCAGGCGCTGAAGATCGCGGCGACGGCCAGCGTGATCGGGGCGATCGTAGTGGAGCTGATGGGCGCGCAGCAGGGCATCGGCGTGACGATCTTGCGGACGCAGTATTACGGGCCGGCCAACGCCTACAAGCTCTGGGGGGCCATCGTCGTGGCGTCGCTGCTGGGGCTGCTGCTCTTCCAGGCCGTGGCGCTGGTCGAGCGGCTGGTGCTCCGCTGGC